The Microcystis panniformis FACHB-1757 region GGCTACTGCCATACTAAGGGAAACTTCCACTAATTCCTCTAGGGCCGACCAACCGGCATTGATCAGGCCGATGGTAATAGTCAGGGCAACTAAAATGAGAGAACCAGCAACAAGGACATTACCCAAGTGAGTCATTCTTTTTTGGAGAGGAGTGGGTTCATTGCCGACTGTTGCTAACATTTGAGCGATTTTGCCTAATTCCGTTGTCATCCCCGTATTGGTAACGATGACCTTGGCCCGGCCTTGCAGTACCTCTGTTCCGGTAAAGACAAAATTTAAGCGATCGCCGAGGGGAGTATCTCTGTCTAAGGGGTCAATGGAGGCGGATTTATTAACACTATTTGCCTCTCCTGTCAAGGCCGATTCGCGAATTTGCAGGTTAAAAGCTTCGATAATTTGGCCGTCGGCACTGATTTGGGTTCCCGCTTCAATCAGCATGATGTCCCCGGGGACGAGATTAACCGCGTCTATTTCTCTGCGTTGACCCTCGCGGATAACATTAACTTGGGGAGAGGAGAGTTTTTTTAAAGCGGCCAGAGCTTTTTCGGCGCGACTTTCTTGCAGATAGCCGAGGATACCATTGAGGATGACAATTGTTAAGATAGCGATCGTATCTTTGAAGGGAACACCAATTTTAGCCAGATGACCGCGCTGTAATGCCAGTAAATCCAGTCCCCCGGAAATTATGGCCACGGCAATTAAGAGGAGGAGCATAATATTGGTAAACTGATCTAGGAGAATTTGCCAATTACTGCGCCCTGGACGTTCTTTTAGTTCATTTTTGCCATAATATTTAATTCTTTGGGCGATTTGCTCCCTATTGAGGCCATTAACAGCCGAACTACCGAGGATAGATAGGGTGGTTTCCACCGGATAGGTATGCCAAGCTTGTTGCAAGTTAAGGCTAGAATGGGCAGAATAGTCGGCATTAGCGGCCATGGCAAGTGAAGATAGTTGATCTAAATAGATCTTAGCCCTTTCTTTCCGGGGTCACAGGAAAAAAACAAATGCTTAAACTGGCTCTTCCCTGCTCATAGACAGTCTTAAGGAGTAGTGTAGATAAGTAGCTGGTTATAATTAAATTAAAAATGGATTTTAGGTTCGATCCCCCCTGCCCCCCTTGATAAGGGGGGTGCCGATAGGCGGGGGGATCTGATAATTTTTAACGCCTACCTACTTAAGTAGCTGGTTATAATTAAATTGAAGATAGATCCCCCCTTAATCCCCCCTTGATAAGGGGGGTGTCTGAAAGTTTTTAACATCTACCTACTTAGTCAACAGCTTAGTAGGGTAAAGTAAACCAAAATTGTGAACCTTTTTCGTCATTATTCATAATGCCAATTTCACCTCCGTGAGCATGGATAATTTGACGACATAGATATAAACCTAGTCCTAAACTAATCTGATTATTATTGTTGCCTCGTTGATAGCGATCAAATAATTGTTTTCTCTGGGTTTCGCTAATTCCCACCCCATTATCGGCAATGCTGCACCAGAGATAATTGCCCTCTAGTCTAGCGGATAAAGTGATAATTATTCCTTGGGGATTGTGTTTAAGGGCATTGGCTAATAAATTCTCAAAAACTCGCCAGAGATGGTGAGCATCGGCATTAACTAAGGGTAAATCGGGGGAAAAATTATTAATTAAAGTTGCTTGATTTTCCTTTAATCTTAACTCCCATTCCTGACTGATCTGTTGACCGATTTCGTAGAGAGATAAAGGCTTTAGTTCTAGGGAAACTCCCCAAAGATCATTTTGTCGGGTTTCGACGAGAGAATCAATTAAAGTTAATTGTCGATCGCAACTGTCGGCCATCTGTTGTAAAATCTTCCGGGATACTTCTTTAGTTTCTCCCTGAGAATTTTTAATTAAATTATTTAATATCATTGACATCCCGATCACGGGATTGCGGAGATCATGAGAGACAGCATGAAGATAAATTTCTAAGGTTTCCTCAGTTTTTTGACGTTCTTGAATTTCGTTTTGTAGTTGTTTTTTTTGACGGCAAATAGTTAATTGATTTTCGATGCGGGCCATCACTTCTTCCCCTTGGAAAGGTTTAGAAATATAATCGACACCTCCCACTTGAAAAGCTTTGACTTTATCTAAGACATCATCAAGAGCGCTAATAAAAATCACGGGAATTTCTCTGGTTTTTTCATCAGCTTTTAACTGTTCACAAACTTGATAACCATTGAGATCGGGCATATTAATATCAAGGAGGATCAGGTCGGGAATTAGCGATCGCACTGTATTCAGGGCCATCTGTCCATTAATCGCTTTGCGTACCTGATAACCCTTCTCGGTGAGCATAATCGACAATAGCCTCACATTATTGGGCAAATCATCGACAATTAAGACACTAGAGCGCAGTGTGGGTTGAGTCATGCCGGTTATTTTATAACTCAAACTGTTTAAATAAAGTGTATAAAAAAACAGGGGCTTGCCGAAAAAGTTTTTCCCGGGGGCAGGGTATCGGGTGGTACAAGCGAGAAAGTCTCGTTACTCTACAGCGAGCGACTAGGGATTGTTGCCCATAAAAAAAGCACGGAACCCCACAGCAATCAAGGAACCACTCAAAAGAGTTATTAATGTCCAAATTTGGTTACTTTGGGTTCCTTCCACCTTGATCAGTCGATTATCCATACTATCGACTTTCTCTGTTAAAGTTGCTAGTCCTATCTTGACATCGGTGACATTTTTCTGTAGGGTTTCTAGCTTTTGCTCGACATTTTTCTGTAAAGTTTCTAGCTTTTGCTCAAACCTTTTTTCGAGATTATCTAGCTTTTGATCGAAACTTTTTTCGAGATTGTCTAGCTTTTGCTCAAACCTTTTTTCGAGATTATCTAGCTTTTGATCGAAACTTTTTTCGAGATTGTCTAGCTTTTGCTCAAACCTTTTTTCGAGATTGTCTAGCTTTTGCTCAACATCTTTCTGGAAGGTGTCTAGCTTTCGATCAACACCTTTAATACTATCTTTAATTTCCTTAAGGACAGATTCCAGGGAATAGGTAACGGTTTCTGCTGTCATTGCGGTTAACTCCTATCAGTCGAGAGATAATGTAATTATCGATAAAAATCCTCTTAATTCTCCACTTGATTTTTTTGGGAAAATCTCGCATCATCTTCCAATTTGTCGCTGATTTCCGGCAGTTTTAGCAATATTCCAGCGAATAACCAATAGTAAACAGAAACAGGCTCGACGGAGAGAGGATAATAGTAGGGATTATAGCTAATAAAAAGTAGGAAAATCCAGATACAGAGACCCCAATGCTTTAAAGCGGCATTTTTTACTTTTAAATAGGCTTTAAAGGTGAGAATACAGAGAATTGTCACCAGTGCCATAAAAGCGATAAAACCGACGATACCGATTTCGTAGAGGAGTTTAGCGTAGTAGGTTTCAATTAGTCTTATCCCTTCTTCTCCCGCTAGATGACGAGCGCCACTGCTGGCTGTGCCTAAACCAAAACCAAAAAGCTGTACATAATTGAACATCCACTGCATTTGATTGCCTACAAAGTCAATTGGAGACGAATAGAGCCAGCGATCGAGAAAATTTAGCCCTCTTTCCTGAATAAAGGGAATTAACGTCACCGCGAGCAGGGAAATCAGTCCCAAGATTCCCAATTTTAATGGTAACTTTCGTTTACTTTTGCTAGTAACAATAAAAAGAACCAAGTAAAACAAAGGTACTAGCAAAAAAGGTAATCTTTGTCCAGAAACCAGAGTCGCAAGCAAGACTAAAACCATGGCCACCCAACCAGCGACGCGCCATCTTTTTTGCGGATCACTAAAACTGGCCGCGTAACTGATGACGCTACTAGATACTAAAAACCAACCCCATTGCCAAGGATCGGAAAATGTGCCGGGGAGACGAATTAAGCCTCGATCGGGATTATACAACAATGAACCGCCGACAAAACATTGAGCTTTCAAGGTGGCTTTTTCGGTAATATTCGGATAAAATTCGGTGTCGGATTTCGGGACAAGAACTTCCAGTTGATTGAGGAATTCATTATCAGGACAGATACCTTGGACGAGTAAGAAGTATTGAATTAGAGCTAAAACACAACAGACTAAGATAATCACGATTAAAAGCCGATTAACCACGAATAAATCCCGTTTTTGCTCGATTAGATAGTAGCCACAGAGAACTAGGGGAATATAACTTAGGAGGATTTTTAATCCCACAATTCCCACAGCAATTGATCCTTGGGGCAGATTGACAAAAAGAAAAGTTATCAGGCTGCTGGCAAGTAAAATCAAAGTTATGATGATAAAAGGCTTGATTTGGGGGCGTAATTGCTTAAAAGTTTTGGTTTTAATTAAAATTGCCGCTAAAGCGGGGAAATAAAAGGCATCCTTGGCGATTTTGTAGAGAAGATGGGATTGATCGTAGCGAACTAGGTTGCCCAATACCTGAAAAACTCTCACCACGGCAAAAGTGACGGTACTACTGAGGGGAAGATAGATGATTAGGGCTAATAATCCCAGACGGGGATGGATAAAAGAAGCGACCATGGCAGGAACTGCCAAAATTCCTAATAAGGCTGCTTTTTTGTCAAATACAATCCCTAAAACTAGACTAATTAGTATAGTGGCGATCGCTAATATAATTAGTAACAGAGAGTTCCTCTCTTTCATTTCGTGCAGCTTGAACAGGTTTACCAGAAAGTGTACCGGATTTTTGCCGAGATTCTCATTCTCAATGGCCGAGAGTTTCCTGTTGCTTCTTACCTGTTGCTATACTTATGTAAAATTTTATTTATCTCGATCTTGACTCCGTGGCCGAAAATCCTTCTTTTCAAGACCTTTATCAAGCTGGAATCAGTGCCTTTGAGCGTGGACAATATCGTCTTAGTATCCAGCAATTAAATGCGGCTTTATCCTTAATTTCCTTAGGATCCCGAGCAGGGGGCGAGATCCAAATTTGGTTAATTTCTGCCCATCAGGGGTTAGGAGAGGGGGAAAAAGCTAGTGAAATCTGTAGGCAACTTATTACCCATCCTATCTATCAAATTCGCGAACAGGCCAAGCGTCTGCTTTATATTATCGAAGCTCCCCGTCTCAAACGTCCAGATGAGTGGATGACGAAGATTCCCGATTTAGAGAAACTTCCCGATAGCGCACCGCAATTTAAAAAGGGAACAAATAAACAGAAAAAAGAAGAACCCCCCGCACCCATGCAGTTAGAGCAGCATAAAAATACTGTTTTTAGCGGATTGGCAATCGCTATTGTTCTATTGATGCTCTGGTTTTTTGCTAAAAATAGCTAAATTAGTTGACAATAAACTTCTAATATGCTAATGCAGTTAGCTATGGCTCCTAAATGGGCGATTTCATAACCGTGGGTGTTTTGGGTGGGAAAACCTAAGCAAGCGGCCTTAGCTATATGACCGAATTTCATGGCAATGGAGGCATCGCTACCAAAACCACTAATAATGGCTAATTGCAGCGGTATTCCCGCCTTTTCGGCCGCGGTTCGTAATTCTTGATTTAATTGCTCATCATAGATACCGTAACCATCCTGAGACAATAACACAGGATTGCTGCCATCCTTAATCGGATATTCAGGAGCGAGGGGACAGATTTCTAGGGCAATTAAAGCATCTAAGCGGTTATTTGCCGTGAAAAATAAGGCTCCTAAGGCTCCTACCTCCTCCTTAGCTGAGGCAACCAGATATATATCCACTGCGGGGTTAATTATTCTGGCTGCTAATGCCAAAAGAATCGCCACGGAAGCTTTATTATCAAGGGTATAACTGGCAATGTAGTCTTTTAGTCGAAAGGGTTGTTTTCGGTGTTTTCCCACCACGACTCGACTACCGACGCGCACCCCGCAAGCGTCTAATTCTTCCGGAGTCAATTTCGTCTCTATCCATGCGGATTCCCAGGTGACGGGAGTGTTTTCCTGCTGGACTTTTTGCGGGGATTGATGGGAAATATGACGGGAACCAAAGGAGAGAATCCCCGAGCTGGTTTCCCTATCACCGATAATATCCACCACTCCCTCTCCGTAAATCCAAGGAAAAGCTCCCCCAAGTTGGCGAATTTGCAGAGTACCATCGGGATTAATTGCTTTGATAATAGCGCCAATTTCGTCTTTATGACCAGTAATAGCAATTTTTTTGGTCGAATCTTGTCCTTTAATCTTGCCGATGACATTTCCCGCTTGATCTTGCCATGTTTCTAATCCTAACTCTTGAAAGCGTTCTAGTAAAAAGCGATCGATTTCCGTTTCCATTCCACTAGGAGAATGATGGAGGACAAGAGTGGCAATAGTATCAAAGAGGTGATCAAAATCCATATTTGTCTTGATTTGTGGGTCGAGAGAGAATTATTATCGAAACAGGAAATCGAGAAGGTTTTACGGGAACAATATTAGCGCAATCATGGCTCTTGAGTGATTGCCAGTTAGCATTTAATGATTAATCAAAGGTGCAGAATTAGCCAGAAAACCCGCAACTTTTAGAGACTCTAGCACCGAATTGTCATCTTCTACCCAATAGTTTTGTCCTAAACGCACAAATTGACGCTGAGTTCCCGCACCGATGGTGGCAATAACGGGAACTTTTGCCTTTTGTTTGTCTCCCGATTGCAGAATACTTTTAAGAAGATTTTGACGATTTTGGTTGACGACATCTTGCATCGATAAATTAACCATCACCATTTTAATGGTTTCGATCGGTTCCGCATCTTCGATAATTAATTGTCCCCGATCATCTCGGCGATCAACTTTTCCCCACACCATTAAAGTGGCTTCCTCCACTAATAATTTTTGCAGACGTTCGTAGGTATCGGAAAAAACCACCGCTTCCGACTGTCCCGAGGCATCTTCTAGGGTTAAAAAGGCCATGGGAGTCCCTTTTTTGGTCATAATTTTCTTGACAGCATTTAATAGGACAATGGCACTGACTTTTTTTCTGGTTTTGTGTTCTTCCAAGTCAGCTAAATTGATAGGAGATAGGACTTGAGCGGCTCTTTGTAAAGCTTTTAAAGGATGTTCGGAAACATAAAACCCCAAATGTTCTTTTTCCAGTTTTAACTTTTCCTGTAGGGAAAAATCTTCTACTGCGGTTGCACTGGGAGACTGTTCAAACTCGGATTCTTGTTTATTTTCTGTGCTACCCCCTAGCATATCAAAAATATTCATTTGACCACTTTCTTTCTCTTTGGTGCGTTTTTGCGCCCAAGCAACTACTAATTCTAAATCTTCAATTAATTGATGGCGATTCGGTTGAATTTTATCAAAAGCACCACAATAAATTAGCGTTTCTAAAGCTCTTTTGTTGATCACTCGCAAATCAACACGCTCGCAAAAATCCCCTAAGGAAGTAAACTTTCCTGCTGTTGCTTCCCGGGCTTTTAAAATAGCCTCGATCGCATTTTCGCCCAGGTTTCTAACTGCGGACAAACCAAAGAGAATTTTGCGCCCAATCGGGGTAAAATGTTTTTGCGATCGATTGATGTCGGGAGGTTCAACATCGATATTCATTTTCTGACAGTTTTCTCGATACTTTTCCACCTTATCCTGATTATCGCTACTAGCAGTTAGTAACGCTGTCATATATTCCACAGGATAATTAGCTTTTAAATAAGCAGTTTGATAGGTAACGTAAGCGTAGGCAGTGGAGTGAGATTTATTAAAACAATTGGAGGCAATTAACCCGTTGCCCAGCAAAAAATTATGATCTTTCTCCACACCAATATCGTAAACGGGTTTTCTTCCCAAGCATTGACGACCGATAATTTTAACCATATTAGTAACTCAACTTTCCAGAGATTTTGGCAACGGTGCTAATAGAAATATAGCATTTCTTTGCTCAATCAGGCTCCCCAGGACAAAAAAATTACCAGATTAATAACTAAAGTGTATATTTTACCTACAATAGGTTAGGATCAAATTAAACAACATCATCGAAAATTTTGGGCTGAAACCCCGCCATTTCAGGTTGGCTTTAATTTAAATACTAGCGCATTTACACGATATGTTCTAGAGTGGTACTGCCAGTAAAAATATTTTGGCCGCAGAGCTTGCGGTGTCAGTCTGTAGAGCCACTATGCAAACCTAGACAAAATGCAGCAGTTAAGATAGCCAAGAAACCTTGCCACTGAAGGCAAGGGCCTAGATCGTAACTTGACGAGAGGTCAGCGCTCGGTAGTGCGCGGATTGTGTTATGATTCTGGGCAAGCCATCAAGGGATTTGAAAAGGAGTAACACCATGAGTCTATCTTCAGAAGCCTATCGCCAAGCCCTCGTGCGGGATGGAGAACGGCGCTATCAGGAATGGCACCAAAATTATCACAACCACTGCCGTCAATCAAGGGCTGAATACCAAGCTCGTTCTGCCCAACAACGTCCAACAAAGCCTTGGATTTCCTCGGAAGCCTACCGCCAACTTTTGGTCAAAGATGGGGAGCGTCGTTTTGCGGAATGGCATGGCCAGTTTTTAGACTATCAAAGACAATTTCTGGCTAGTCAATCCACCTAAACGGACCTCAACCAATCCGCATTACAGCAATCTCTGAAAATAGTGGCTAGAGTCCCCGAAAAAATAGCTAATACCAATTTTCAATAGTCGTGACTAACATCTGAAAGTGCAATTCCTTTCTCCCAGAGGGATTGCGCTTTGAAATCATCAACTAAGTCTGTCATTACTTTTGAAAAATGATATAAAGATGAATAAGTCCAGAATGCAAGACCTATCACGAATGCAGCCAAGAATTTAAGATCAGAAGGAATAAGAATCCTGTCAACAAATGCTGATGGGCAGTCAGGAGTTTAAGCTTGTGGAGAGACTGTAAGACTCGTTGGGACTCTCTCAAAAAGCAGGTTTCTGTGAAGCAAGAATTTCCCATCACACATCTTCGCATTGTGATGGCTAGATTGTCAAGTCTGTCCACCCCTGGTCCCCGCAAATAACACCTAAGATAGCGAACGTTAAAACTAAAATTTCAATACATTCGTGCCTTAAGCACCTAAAAGCCTTGCTTTGCAAGGCTTTTACTATTAGTTTATTTGTCCTGTGTCCATCAAAACAGGCTCCAGCTACCCTTCTGAGTCGATTGTAGCTAGTCAAAGGTAGTCGAACAATCGCCAAGACTAGCTTGGGGTAAGGGTTTGATTATTTTTCTTGGGGGGGGGTAAGTCCAGTTATCCCCGCAAGGTTCTTGTATTTGTTTTGTTTTTAGGTGCGCTCGCCCTGCTCTCCCAATGGGCAGTTTTGCTTAGAAAAAAAGGTAGCAGCAACGACCTTGACCCGCCTTTTCTGAGAATTGACTACATTTATTAAGCACAAAACTGAGAATTAATTATATTTCTTAACGAAAAAATCGAGATTAGGTATTGACACCGACAAAAAAAGGGTGTTATTGTTCAAATGCTGAAGTGATGAAGGCAGAAAAACGAAATGGATTTCTGAACCCTTGATGATTTCGGCACTGTACACTCTCTATGAAAACAACAAAAAGGTCTATTACCATGGCAGTCGAAAAAA contains the following coding sequences:
- a CDS encoding hybrid sensor histidine kinase/response regulator, encoding MTQPTLRSSVLIVDDLPNNVRLLSIMLTEKGYQVRKAINGQMALNTVRSLIPDLILLDINMPDLNGYQVCEQLKADEKTREIPVIFISALDDVLDKVKAFQVGGVDYISKPFQGEEVMARIENQLTICRQKKQLQNEIQERQKTEETLEIYLHAVSHDLRNPVIGMSMILNNLIKNSQGETKEVSRKILQQMADSCDRQLTLIDSLVETRQNDLWGVSLELKPLSLYEIGQQISQEWELRLKENQATLINNFSPDLPLVNADAHHLWRVFENLLANALKHNPQGIIITLSARLEGNYLWCSIADNGVGISETQRKQLFDRYQRGNNNNQISLGLGLYLCRQIIHAHGGEIGIMNNDEKGSQFWFTLPY
- a CDS encoding DUF4164 family protein, translated to MTAETVTYSLESVLKEIKDSIKGVDRKLDTFQKDVEQKLDNLEKRFEQKLDNLEKSFDQKLDNLEKRFEQKLDNLEKSFDQKLDNLEKRFEQKLETLQKNVEQKLETLQKNVTDVKIGLATLTEKVDSMDNRLIKVEGTQSNQIWTLITLLSGSLIAVGFRAFFMGNNP
- a CDS encoding M42 family metallopeptidase; the encoded protein is MDFDHLFDTIATLVLHHSPSGMETEIDRFLLERFQELGLETWQDQAGNVIGKIKGQDSTKKIAITGHKDEIGAIIKAINPDGTLQIRQLGGAFPWIYGEGVVDIIGDRETSSGILSFGSRHISHQSPQKVQQENTPVTWESAWIETKLTPEELDACGVRVGSRVVVGKHRKQPFRLKDYIASYTLDNKASVAILLALAARIINPAVDIYLVASAKEEVGALGALFFTANNRLDALIALEICPLAPEYPIKDGSNPVLLSQDGYGIYDEQLNQELRTAAEKAGIPLQLAIISGFGSDASIAMKFGHIAKAACLGFPTQNTHGYEIAHLGAIANCISILEVYCQLI
- a CDS encoding helix-hairpin-helix domain-containing protein; amino-acid sequence: MVKIIGRQCLGRKPVYDIGVEKDHNFLLGNGLIASNCFNKSHSTAYAYVTYQTAYLKANYPVEYMTALLTASSDNQDKVEKYRENCQKMNIDVEPPDINRSQKHFTPIGRKILFGLSAVRNLGENAIEAILKAREATAGKFTSLGDFCERVDLRVINKRALETLIYCGAFDKIQPNRHQLIEDLELVVAWAQKRTKEKESGQMNIFDMLGGSTENKQESEFEQSPSATAVEDFSLQEKLKLEKEHLGFYVSEHPLKALQRAAQVLSPINLADLEEHKTRKKVSAIVLLNAVKKIMTKKGTPMAFLTLEDASGQSEAVVFSDTYERLQKLLVEEATLMVWGKVDRRDDRGQLIIEDAEPIETIKMVMVNLSMQDVVNQNRQNLLKSILQSGDKQKAKVPVIATIGAGTQRQFVRLGQNYWVEDDNSVLESLKVAGFLANSAPLINH